Proteins encoded together in one Rhinopithecus roxellana isolate Shanxi Qingling chromosome 3, ASM756505v1, whole genome shotgun sequence window:
- the LOC115896340 gene encoding nucleoside diphosphate kinase 6 isoform X1, with protein sequence MASILRSPQALQLTLALIKPDAVAHPLILEAVHQQILSNKFLIVRMRELLWRKEDCQKFYQEHEGRFFYQRLVEFMASGPIRAYILAHKDAIQLWRTLMGPTRVFRARHVAPDSIRGSFGLTDTRNTTHGSDSVVSASREIAAFFPDFSEQRWYEEEEPQLRCGPVCYSPEGGVHYVAGTGDLGPA encoded by the coding sequence ATGGCCTCAATCTTGCGAAGCCCTCAGGCGCTCCAGCTCACTCTAGCCCTGATCAAGCCTGATGCAGTCGCCCATCCACTGATTCTGGAGGCTGTTCATCAGCAGATTCTAAGCAACAAGTTCCTGATTGTACGAATGAGAGAACTACTGTGGAGAAAGGAAGACTGCCAGAAGTTTTACCAAGAGCACGAAGGGCGTTTTTTCTATCAGCGGCTGGTGGAGTTCATGGCCAGCGGGCCAATCCGAGCCTACATCCTTGCCCACAAGGATGCCATCCAGCTCTGGAGGACGCTCATGGGACCCACCAGAGTGTTCCGAGCACGCCATGTGGCCCCAGATTCCATTCGTGGGAGTTTCGGCCTCACCGACACCCGCAACACCACCCACGGTTCGGACTCTGTGGTTTCAGCCAGCAGAGAGATTGCAGCCTTCTTCCCTGACTTCAGTGAACAGCGCTGGTATGAAGAGGAAGAGCCCCAGTTGCGCTGTGGCCCTGTGTGCTATAGTCCAGAGGGAGGTGTCCACTATGTAGCTGGAACAGGAGACTTAGGACCAGCCTGA
- the LOC115896340 gene encoding uncharacterized protein LOC115896340 isoform X2: protein MASILRSPQALQLTLALIKPDAVAHPLILEAVHQQILSNKFLIVRMRELLWRKEDCQKFYQEHEGPGQSEPTSLPTRMPSSSGGRSWDPPECSEHAMWPQIPFVGVSASPTPATPPTVRTLWFQPAERLQPSSLTSVNSAGMKRKSPSCAVALCAIVQREVSTM from the exons ATGGCCTCAATCTTGCGAAGCCCTCAGGCGCTCCAGCTCACTCTAGCCCTGATCAAGCCTGATGCAGTCGCCCATCCACTGATTCTGGAGGCTGTTCATCAGCAGATTCTAAGCAACAAGTTCCTGATTGTACGAATGAGAGAACTACTGTGGAGAAAGGAAGACTGCCAGAAGTTTTACCAAGAGCACGAAGGGC CGGGCCAATCCGAGCCTACATCCTTGCCCACAAGGATGCCATCCAGCTCTGGAGGACGCTCATGGGACCCACCAGAGTGTTCCGAGCACGCCATGTGGCCCCAGATTCCATTCGTGGGAGTTTCGGCCTCACCGACACCCGCAACACCACCCACGGTTCGGACTCTGTGGTTTCAGCCAGCAGAGAGATTGCAGCCTTCTTCCCTGACTTCAGTGAACAGCGCTGGTATGAAGAGGAAGAGCCCCAGTTGCGCTGTGGCCCTGTGTGCTATAGTCCAGAGGGAGGTGTCCACTATGTAG